In the genome of Lathyrus oleraceus cultivar Zhongwan6 chromosome 4, CAAS_Psat_ZW6_1.0, whole genome shotgun sequence, the window AATAAATGATCATTACCCAGGAAAGAAAGAGTTTTCTCTTTGGGTAATAACAATAGATCCCAGACCTTCATCATACGGAAGGAATTTAATATGGCCGAGGATATCACCTCATGGTCATGTAATTTATCAAAGTCAAAGTTGGATACTGAAAGAGAACTCCCAATCCAGTAGATGAGAAAACGATGAGACCCGTCTAGCGTGTATATCACTTGAGGACATCTCAGTCCATACCTAACTCGAAGAAATCGGTCTTTGAAACCTTTCAGTTGGTGGCGTAAGCTTGTAGAAAACTCTTGTCGGGGAGGCCACTAATGGTCACCCATCTTCCCTTCTTAACGCCTTTAATTTCAAAAAAGGATAAAAAATAAACCTATGGTGGGATCTATATCCATGGCCTCACAAACTATTTCGAAAGCTTTGATATACCCCCAGTTATTAGGACGAAGTTGAGAAGGGGCAGTATTCAGGGTTCTTAATAGATCAGATTCAAAATCAGTAAAGGGAATGAGGATGTTAAAATCTTTCAGTACCCGACATAGAAATGGAAATATTCATCTTTAACCCCTCTAGGACGAGATATACAAACATGTTCCCCTGAAATACAAGGCTCCAAAGTAATGTTGTCTTTGTTCCTTATAGAAGAGACATTCTTCAAAGATCAAAGTTTGATAATATCCACCTCAGAGCTGTGATCATAACTCATTACTTCTTGATCAAACGACTCCACAATCTCCATCAACATCTCTACTGATGAACCTGATGAAGAATATTCAGAATCATAATCGCTAAAAGAGGCAACAATATTACCTTAAGCCTCATTTTATAATACAGTCAAATTCAGCCTGGGTTAGAGTGTCCCTACATCCTCTCATGTAAAAATCCCAAAGATCTTTTATTTTGCGGGCACTCAAAGCTCTTAAGACATGTGTATTATCATCACATGCATCAACAATAGTCATTGAATATAAAAATGTAGAAACAAAATGTAAATGTACCTGATCTTGAAGAATGGACAAAAACTCTAAAGGTTTCTTTGAAAAGAGAAATAAATTCCTTTAGTAAATGACGATCCAAAAGACAAAGAGATGACTTTAATCAAGAGGAAATCCTTTTGAGAACTTAAGAAGCATGCAACATTTCAGATTATTAAAAGGGATCAAATCCCCATAAAAAGTCATTATTACTATGGAAGGAGAGAATCTGGTGAAGATATAATATCATGATTAAAGGTGCGTCACTACAAACGAATGTAACGACATAAGTGGActgaagaaaaagaagaaaattttGGGCTTCTTTTGTCCGAACGTTTCAACCTTTTAGGTCTCATGCTCGGAGGACTTATGTACATGCCAAAAATTAAGTTTGACCAACCGAGGTGTAAAGTTGGCAAAGCCTATTATATATTCGAGTTTTCTGAGGCCAAGTTGTTATGACAGTTGAGTGTAGGTGAGGTTAGCAGACCCGATAATCGTGTTATCGTCCACTAATCGGAACCCGAATAAGCAAAACGGAGGGACCTCTTATAAACTGGGGATGATCTAATTAATGCAAGTCAGATCTGGTGACAAGGTTAAAATCTCATGTGAAGGGTCGCGAGAAACAATTAAAAGATGATACATTATGGTAAGAGAATTATAATTAGTGAAGGGGATGGAGTTATAGGGCAATTATAAGGATGACATACGTTATTAATAGATATATTTATGGAGAATATGGAGAGTCAAGCATGGTGGGAGATGGAAACCTATAAATAGAGGGATGTTTAGAGGGTAAAAGACAAGCAAAAACGAGACAAATACACATAACAGACACTCCAACCATTCATTTTAGACTCTCCTTGACTGAAAACAAGGAAGTCAACCTTTTAGTGTTTTTAGCAAGAATATTACTCTATTGGTTTTCTATGTCAGCTAAAAGAGTGATTAGCAAACGGGGTAAACGTGACAAACTTTTGCACTGCCATATAAAGATAAAAGCTTGGGTGACAACTGTTTTGAGTCGGAAATAATGGTCATCGATCGATCACTCGAAGGAAGAGGTGATTCGCTCAAATTGCTCATAGTGCGAGGAAGCTACCATACAAAAGAGTTCAAGAGACCTAAAGTCAGAATACTTCCAACAAATATCTACATCTCACACATGAAGAATCTCAAATACccaattttaaatttaaatttcattCACTATTCTCTTTCACATATTAACTTGAACATCTGAGTGCTAACTTTGCATACAATTTTCCTCCTTtgcatttcaaattcagattAACCATTGTTAATCGCAACTACTAATTCTTCGATCAATTTTGTTTTCATAACTGAACTGTTTATTATTTATAATGTACATATTTGTTTTGCTAAATAACacatttttaaaaataaacaCAACATACACTCTCAAATcaatattataaataaatttgagtttttttttgttaCATTTGACAATTAATGTATCTTCTTATTAGATACATCAACCGTGCACCAAAAATAGTCAAATTTTTGTAATATTCTCTTTGCTCCTTTTTAAAtatcatttattttttattttttacacttatcaaaaaatttaattaattcttttatttttcaaaaattaatTCTCCTTTTACCTATAAATCcttaattatttaatatattttttttattctttttctctataataaatatttaagaatAATTGTgacaaaaaatataattaatattatcttaaattttgaaaatcacaagaaaagaaaaataatatttaaaagGAAGGGAGAGAGTAGAGATTAGATGGTGTAATTTGTTTTCATGGTACAAGTACATCCAtcatttgttttaaaaaattgaaaACTGTCAAACATGCACACTTTTCAAAGATCTCACACTTTAGCGTTTTAAAGTCTGTTTGATGTCCTCTTCTTCTTTCATTCCTCACTCAATCACTCTCAAATGGAAGAGAGAACACAAATTGcttttctctttctcttttcctTATTCTTTGCATTCCTATCTATCCCCTTAATTTCCTCGCACTCTTTTGAGTTCCAAACCCACTCACTACTCCTCCATTCTCTCCCCCACCCACTAACACTCTCATGGCCCGAATCCGAATTCACAGAAACCGACCCAGAAACCTCCACCACCCTCTCTCTCCACCACATTGACGCTCTCTCCTTCAACAAAACCCCACAACAACTCTTCAACCTCAGACTCCAAAGAGACACTTCCAGAGTTAAAACATTCACCTCACTATTATCCTCATCTCAAAACCAAACCCGGCCCGAAGTATCCAGATCCGGTTCGAGTACAAGCAGCTCCGTAATCTCGGGTTTCCCCCTAGGAAGCGGCGAGTACTTCACGCGCATAGGCGTCGGAACACCACCAAGATACGTTTACATGATTCTCGACACTGGAAGCGACGTCCTTTGGCTTCAATGTGCACCTTGTCAGAATTGCTACTCACAAACCGACCCAGTTTTTGATCCTAAGAAGTCCACTTCTTATGCCGGAATCCCCTGTTCGTCTCCTCTCTGCCGCCGCTTAGACTCGCCGGGATGTAACCGGAAGAAGATTTGCCAGTATGAAGTCTCCTACGGCGATGGATCATTCACAGTCGGAGATTTCTCAACTGAAACGCTGACATTTCAGAGAACAGGTGTCCCCGGTGTCGCCCTCGGTTGTGGTCACGACAACGAGGGACTCTTTAACGGCTCCGCCGGTTTATTCGGTCTCGGCCGTGGTGGTTTTTCTTTTCCAATCCAAACCATGAACCGGTTTAACAAAAAATTCTCTTACTGTTTTGTGGACCGGTTTGTCTCCACTAAACCGTCTTCCGTTAATTTCGGCGTCAAATCCGTTCCGCGAACCGCATTATTCACACCTCTAATTCAAAACCCCAATTTACACTCTTTCTACTACGTTGAACTTCTTGGAATCAGCGTTGGCGGCGCGCCGGTTAGAGGCGTCTCGGCTTCAATGTTCCGGCTCGATAAAACAGGAAACGGCGGCGTGATTATTGACTCTGGCACTTCAGTGACGCGGCTCACTAGTTCTGCTTACGTGGCACTTAGAAACGCGTTTCGGGTCGGAACTGGTTATTTGAAACGAGCACCCGAATTTGAACTTTTTGACACGTGTTATAATTTGGCGGGGTTTAGGGAGTTGAAAGTTCCGACGGTGGTGTTTCATTTTCGGGGTGCCGATATGGCATTACCGCCGGGGAATTTACTGATTCCGGTGGATAGCAACAACAGAACTTTCTGTTTTGCTTTTGCTGGAACGGCAAATGGGTTATCTATTATAGGGAATATTCAGCAGCAAGGGTTTCAGGTTGTGTATGATTTGGCGGGTTCTCGGGTCGGATTTGCACCACAAGGGTGTGCGTGATTGTCAAGTGATTTGAGAATTTATTTTTTTCCGGCTTATTTTAATTTATGAGTCTCCAATTACTGGCTACTTTTGATATTAAGTGAATTATCATCATTAATTAATGGACAATAATTTAATTTCCGCTCCCTAGCAAGTACTTCAAAGCCAAACAACCGTTTGAAAAAAAATACTAGATCCTTAAATCACTTCATAGAAATGAAATCATTGTTTGGTATTTATTGAAGTAACTATATTTATCGGAAGCAATCCTATCAATAAAGGAGTTAATTGTGTACATCTTAAAAATTTAGTTGAATAATCAAGGTATGAGATTGGCTGAGTTTACACGCGCAC includes:
- the LOC127076085 gene encoding aspartyl protease family protein 2 → MEERTQIAFLFLFSLFFAFLSIPLISSHSFEFQTHSLLLHSLPHPLTLSWPESEFTETDPETSTTLSLHHIDALSFNKTPQQLFNLRLQRDTSRVKTFTSLLSSSQNQTRPEVSRSGSSTSSSVISGFPLGSGEYFTRIGVGTPPRYVYMILDTGSDVLWLQCAPCQNCYSQTDPVFDPKKSTSYAGIPCSSPLCRRLDSPGCNRKKICQYEVSYGDGSFTVGDFSTETLTFQRTGVPGVALGCGHDNEGLFNGSAGLFGLGRGGFSFPIQTMNRFNKKFSYCFVDRFVSTKPSSVNFGVKSVPRTALFTPLIQNPNLHSFYYVELLGISVGGAPVRGVSASMFRLDKTGNGGVIIDSGTSVTRLTSSAYVALRNAFRVGTGYLKRAPEFELFDTCYNLAGFRELKVPTVVFHFRGADMALPPGNLLIPVDSNNRTFCFAFAGTANGLSIIGNIQQQGFQVVYDLAGSRVGFAPQGCA